A window of the Falco rusticolus isolate bFalRus1 chromosome 1, bFalRus1.pri, whole genome shotgun sequence genome harbors these coding sequences:
- the FGF5 gene encoding fibroblast growth factor 5 has translation MSPSFLLLLLLLALPARARRQQVPGGAQPGPAGRNAPAPSSSSSSSSSSSAAVAAAGPSRFPRSRPGRRRGRLYCRVGIGFHLQLHPDGRVDGAHDASPLSILEIFAVSQGIVGIRGVFSNKFLAMSKKGKLHASARFTADCQFRERFQENSYNTYASAIHRSPRSGRQWYVALNKRGKAKRGCSPRARPQHVSTHFLPRFWQPQPPELAFTVTLPEKKPPPPPKPKVAPSPPRKNPGPIKYRLKFRFG, from the exons ATGAGCCcgtccttcctcctcctcctcctcctcctcgccctGCCCGCCCGCGCCCGGCGGCAGCAGGTGCCCGGCGGAGCGcagccggggccggcgggccgCAACGCCCCCgcgccttcctcctcctcctcctcctcctcctcttcctccgcggcggtggcggcggcggggccgagccGCTTCCCGCGGAGccgcccggggcggcggcggggccggctgTACTGCCGGGTGGGCATCGGCTTCCACCTCCAGCTGCACCCCGACGGCCGGGTGGACGGCGCCCACGACGCAAGCCCGCTCA gtattttggaaatatttgctgtgtctCAGGGGATTGTAGGAATACGAGGAGTTTTCAGCAACAAATTTTTAGCGAtgtcaaaaaaaggaaaactccaTGCAAGT GCTCGGTTCACGGCGGACTGCCAGTTTCGGGAGCGCTTCCAGGAGAACAGCTACAACACTTACGCCTCGGCCATCCACCGCAGCCCACGCTCGGGCCGACAGTGGTATGTGGCACTCAACAAACGGGGCAAAGCCAagcggggctgcagcccccgTGCCCGGCCCCAGCACGTCTCCACACACTTCCTCCCCCGCTtttggcagccccagccccctgagctcgCCTTTACTGTCACCCTTCCCGAAAAGAagcccccaccaccaccaaaaccgAAGGTCGCTCCGTCCCCACCTCGGAAAAACCCTGGCCCCATCAAGTACCGGCTGAAGTTTCGTTTTGGGTAG